A window of the Bdellovibrio svalbardensis genome harbors these coding sequences:
- the phnD gene encoding phosphate/phosphite/phosphonate ABC transporter substrate-binding protein, protein MIKQTLLALASVLFFSSAQAQTLVAAVEKAPSEITIGVIPGGNPEILREQGLALAKELQAKINIPVNIYVSKNYAGLVEAMKTKKVDFAFFSSSTYVHAEEQAQAKVLLKKVWNHPYYYATVIVPVKSKIKKLEDLKGKTIAFVDEQSSSGYLYPKVALQKKGLNDKSFKEVIFSGNHSASVQLLEAHKVDAAAVFSDDEQGKEGAWIQFGAKQKYRIIWKSAPIPNDPFCVRQDFYDEYPKITHTLMFALIDILDQATDKKIYSEILGTQTLMPATSKQYDPVKEMVKALNIELKP, encoded by the coding sequence TTGATTAAGCAAACTCTTCTCGCACTAGCATCGGTTCTCTTCTTTTCCAGCGCTCAAGCTCAAACTTTGGTGGCTGCTGTGGAAAAAGCTCCTTCGGAAATCACTATTGGTGTGATTCCTGGTGGCAATCCCGAGATTTTACGCGAGCAGGGTTTGGCTTTGGCAAAAGAGCTTCAAGCGAAGATCAATATTCCCGTGAACATTTACGTTTCCAAAAACTATGCTGGCTTGGTTGAGGCGATGAAGACGAAAAAAGTGGATTTTGCTTTCTTCTCTTCATCGACTTATGTACACGCGGAAGAGCAAGCTCAAGCCAAAGTGCTCCTTAAGAAAGTATGGAATCATCCATATTATTATGCGACGGTGATTGTTCCGGTGAAATCCAAAATTAAAAAGTTGGAAGATCTGAAGGGTAAAACCATCGCCTTTGTCGATGAGCAGTCTTCCTCTGGATATCTTTATCCTAAAGTGGCTCTGCAGAAAAAAGGACTGAATGACAAGTCCTTCAAAGAAGTGATTTTCAGTGGCAATCACAGTGCATCCGTTCAATTATTGGAAGCTCATAAGGTCGATGCAGCGGCTGTTTTCAGTGATGATGAGCAGGGTAAAGAAGGCGCTTGGATTCAGTTTGGAGCGAAGCAAAAATACCGCATTATTTGGAAAAGTGCACCGATTCCTAACGATCCCTTCTGTGTTCGTCAGGATTTCTATGATGAATATCCTAAGATCACCCATACTTTGATGTTTGCGCTGATTGATATTCTTGATCAAGCGACAGATAAAAAGATTTATTCTGAAATTTTGGGGACGCAGACCTTGATGCCTGCCACTTCTAAACAGTATGATCCTGTTAAGGAGATGGTGAAGGCTCTTAATATCGAGCTAAAACCTTAA